A genomic window from Sphingomonas taxi includes:
- a CDS encoding TetR/AcrR family transcriptional regulator: MSPPPPDTSTRATILATGQTIMSRKGFSAVGLTEILKDAGVPKGSFYHYFASKDAFGEAMLAAYFDDYLAEMDALFARPGLTGAERLIAYFAAWRDNQGALDCQGRCLAVKLGAEVADLSEPMRLTLKTGTAAIIARMTRMVGDGVADGSVGVTGTAEDVAASLYQLWLGASVMAKIVRTHAPFDAALCSTRQLLGLTP, from the coding sequence ATGTCACCTCCGCCTCCCGATACCAGTACGCGTGCCACGATCCTCGCGACGGGCCAGACGATCATGAGCCGCAAGGGGTTTTCGGCCGTCGGCCTGACCGAGATCCTGAAGGACGCCGGCGTACCCAAGGGATCCTTCTACCACTATTTCGCATCGAAGGACGCGTTCGGCGAGGCGATGCTCGCCGCCTATTTCGACGATTATCTTGCCGAGATGGATGCTTTGTTCGCGCGGCCCGGCCTGACCGGGGCCGAGCGGTTGATCGCCTATTTCGCGGCCTGGCGCGACAATCAGGGCGCGCTCGACTGTCAGGGACGCTGCCTGGCGGTCAAGCTCGGGGCCGAGGTCGCCGATCTGTCCGAGCCGATGCGGCTGACGTTGAAGACGGGTACCGCCGCGATCATCGCGCGTATGACCCGCATGGTTGGAGATGGCGTCGCCGATGGCTCGGTCGGCGTGACCGGGACGGCCGAAGACGTGGCCGCGTCGCTCTATCAGCTCTGGCTTGGCGCCAGCGTGATGGCGAAGATCGTGAGGACACACGCGCCGTTCGACGCCGCGTTGTGCTCGACCCGGCAGCTTCTCGGCCTGACGCCGTGA